In the Rhodothermaceae bacterium genome, one interval contains:
- a CDS encoding VWA domain-containing protein has translation MSFITPLFLAAGLTALIPVLLHLVRRLKAREVPFSTHMFLEATPIQRIRRRRLQDILLMLLRAGILMLLALLFARPFIPPEDLPFLQEAGQESVVILLDGSYSMQYNTRFEEAVEQARLNLETGDEWALVRFSDAAEQLTPLDNDPSVHEAALNAQSPDYRTTDLYPAMQLGTEILQGARFEQRRIVLISDFQQSAFSPILENLQVPDDITVEPVKVGDDSSDNQFFEDVEFTQERRGTLVSVQFDGRIPTTAAVTLRIGAEVMDEVTGRIPAFQQLVERPGLYQGDLHVNDPVPGPDDHYYFTYTVHPRSGIFAVDGSPGMRNAFFLESAFDLQDASRYRFDAGPRPVRLNAVDLLIITTANAVSSGDWTTIENFALSGGTVLLAFDEGGLAQTPLLGAGVIAGAVRARDFQGTDAIIAEIDAQHPIFAPLAQHSTGSVLRPQFRRYVQVTPDSSAHVLATFDTGAPLLIERRFGRGRVLVFTSSLGTAWNDLALSEVYLPLLYEIARYASPESGTGQTFHVGDAVGFRGLPADEVTIANPNGDVFSVILDSTGLGIFQDTDFPGHYDARLNGDQQSFSVNISPLESNLSARDVEEVYAALAARSTQPVLAPQPLEKAEQEQKLWKIVLLIMIGVFAFETMLASRR, from the coding sequence GTGTCCTTCATCACTCCTCTCTTTCTGGCTGCAGGACTCACCGCACTAATCCCCGTGCTGCTGCATTTGGTAAGAAGGCTCAAGGCCCGTGAGGTGCCCTTCAGTACGCACATGTTTCTGGAAGCTACCCCGATTCAGAGAATTCGTCGGCGACGCCTGCAGGACATCCTCCTGATGCTGCTCCGAGCCGGAATACTGATGCTCCTGGCACTGCTCTTCGCGCGTCCGTTCATTCCACCCGAAGACTTACCCTTCCTGCAGGAAGCCGGGCAGGAGTCTGTCGTCATCCTTCTGGATGGATCCTACAGCATGCAATACAACACGCGGTTTGAGGAGGCTGTCGAACAAGCCCGCCTGAACCTGGAAACCGGTGATGAGTGGGCCCTGGTCCGCTTTAGTGATGCTGCAGAGCAGCTGACCCCGCTCGACAATGACCCCTCCGTGCACGAAGCTGCGCTCAATGCACAATCCCCCGACTACCGGACTACCGACCTCTATCCCGCCATGCAACTCGGCACAGAAATCCTTCAGGGCGCCCGATTTGAGCAGCGCCGGATCGTGCTCATCTCCGATTTTCAACAGTCGGCCTTCAGCCCGATCCTGGAAAATCTGCAAGTGCCGGATGACATCACAGTCGAACCTGTCAAGGTAGGAGACGACTCCTCGGATAATCAGTTTTTCGAAGATGTGGAATTCACCCAGGAGCGCCGCGGAACCCTGGTTTCTGTCCAATTTGATGGCCGGATCCCAACCACCGCAGCCGTTACACTCCGTATTGGCGCAGAAGTGATGGATGAGGTTACAGGGCGCATTCCTGCCTTCCAGCAACTGGTGGAGCGGCCCGGCCTCTATCAAGGCGATCTACACGTCAATGATCCTGTGCCCGGCCCTGATGACCACTATTACTTTACCTATACTGTCCATCCACGGTCAGGCATCTTTGCAGTTGATGGCAGCCCGGGCATGCGCAACGCGTTCTTTCTCGAAAGTGCATTTGACCTGCAAGATGCAAGCCGGTACAGATTCGACGCAGGTCCCCGCCCCGTCCGCTTGAATGCTGTAGACCTGTTAATTATCACGACTGCGAATGCGGTATCCTCCGGCGACTGGACCACCATAGAGAACTTCGCCCTCAGTGGAGGAACAGTCCTCCTAGCTTTTGATGAGGGCGGACTTGCACAGACGCCGCTCTTGGGCGCAGGCGTGATTGCAGGTGCGGTACGCGCGCGCGACTTCCAGGGCACCGACGCAATTATCGCGGAGATTGATGCCCAACACCCCATCTTCGCACCGCTGGCTCAGCACAGTACAGGATCAGTGCTTCGACCCCAGTTCCGGCGCTATGTGCAGGTGACTCCAGACTCTTCGGCACATGTGCTTGCGACCTTTGATACAGGAGCTCCCCTCCTGATTGAACGTCGTTTCGGGCGGGGACGCGTGCTTGTATTCACCTCCAGTCTGGGCACCGCCTGGAATGACCTCGCCCTGAGCGAAGTCTATCTACCACTGCTGTACGAGATTGCCCGGTATGCGAGCCCGGAATCTGGTACGGGACAGACATTCCATGTGGGGGATGCTGTGGGGTTCCGGGGGCTACCGGCAGACGAGGTAACCATTGCAAATCCAAACGGAGATGTATTCAGTGTTATATTGGATTCTACTGGTCTGGGGATATTTCAGGATACAGACTTTCCCGGCCACTATGATGCCAGACTTAATGGAGATCAACAATCGTTCTCTGTAAATATCAGTCC